Sequence from the Equus caballus isolate H_3958 breed thoroughbred chromosome 6, TB-T2T, whole genome shotgun sequence genome:
tataaagtggaggaagatgggcatggatgttagctcagggccagtcttcctcagcaaaaagaggaggattggtggcagatgttagctcagggctaaccttcctccaaaaaaaaataataataaataaataaagtgtacagctcagtggcatttcTTTCACTCTCAATGTTCTGCAACCACCacttctatctagttccaaaatattttcatcaccccaaaagaaaagcCTGTATCCATTAAGTAATCAGTCCctgttcccccctcccccagcacctggtaaccaccagtttaccttctgtctctatggatttgcctatgctggatatttcatataaatggaatcacacaataggTGGCCTTATGTGTCTGGCTGCTTCTGCTCAGCATgacgttttcaaggttcgtccacattgtagcatgtatcagtccTTCGCTCCTCTTTATGGCTGAATCGTTTTCTACCCATTTATTACTGTTATTCTGTGAATAATAGTTGATAGCTTCATTTCTGGAGGGCCTACAATGTGTCAGATACTTTGCACATTCTTTACTTacgttattttatttatttcacttatttatccCCTAGGGGCTCCCATTGtgcggatgaggaaactgaaagtcTGAGGGGAATAATGACCTTCCGAAGGTCACATGGCCAGTTAGTGGTTAAACCAGGGCTGGAGCCCTGCTggcgttttgttttgttttagtttgttttcctttttctccccaaagccccccagtacgtagttgtatattttcagttgtgggtccttctagttgtggcatgtgggacgtggcctcagcgtggcatgatgagcagggccatgtccgcgaccaggatctgaacctgtgaaaccctgggatgctgcagtggagcgcgcgaatttaaccactcaaccacggggctgCCCCTTCTGCTGGTGTTTTGATTCCCAGGTGCCCACAGGGCTTGCAAAAAGGAGGGTAAGAGGGCAGTGGGCAGAAAGCCAAGAGAAGCCCAGCTAGGGAAGATCACCAACTTGGGGTGTGATGGGGCAAGAGGAGGCAGGTGGCTCCCTCTCCAGCCACCTCCCAGCTGCCATCTCCACCAGACCTCCCGCAGGCCCTCTCCCACCGGGTCTCCACCCTGCCAGGGTCAGCACCTTTCTGACCAATGCACTTTGCCTGCCTCCACTTTAGGTCACTTGTCTCTGGCCCCTCCATCGTAAAAGCGTCTGGGGTCAACTGCAACACAGGCCAAGGCCCTAAAGTAATGCTCTGGGGTGACCGCTCTGACTTTCACCTTGACTGTCTACTTTGTTCTACTGTCCCTCCATGGAGGCCTGGTCAGCTTTCCCCAGACCTGACTCTTCCATTCTCTAGCACCAGCCTTGGCCTGacctcctctcccccaaccccggCGGGGGAACTGCAACCCAGCAGAGTTGCTTCTCTTCTTTGTCCAGACATCAGATGGTCCAGGGAGAGGTGGAATTGAGGTTATTTTTGCCTGAGAAGCTTCCCATACCCTGACCAATCCCAGTCTTGTTCCAAATGGGTTATGGGAATGGAGGTAACTTCTTATTACCCATATTTCTTACAGCACCTCTTcccctgccccaacacacacacacacacacacacacacacacacacacacacacacagccttgtTCCTCCCCACTCCTTGTCTGTCCCTAGGAACTGGAACCCTCTCTGCTCTATTCCCCCACCAGTCCTCGCACCTGCTATGAGAGAGTCCTCCAAAGAAGACAGATAACAATTGAGAGTTTCAGTAGAGTCTCTAGGAGCCTGGGGTACAGAGGTGGCTTGAAGTTGGGGGGATGGTGGAGAGGCTCTGTTCTGCAGCCGCCAGAGTCCTTCAGCCACCCCAAAGGCCCCTTGCTGAAGGTGCATTGGCTGAGAACACTGGAGCCTGGAGGTCTGTGTGCTCACCGTGATCCCCACCCATCTGGAGGCTCCTCTAGATGTATCCAGGTCTTCTCGTTCTCTTTCTCACTGAGGCTTTGCCAGGTTGTGCCTTGGAGAGATGGTGGAGGGGCAAGGCAACCCGGTCCTCTATCAGGGTTTGGTACTTCTTCACAAGGTCCTGGCTCAGGGGTGCACTGGGCAGCAAGGCCAGCTTCAGTGCCTTCTCCTGGTAATGAGGCTGAGGGTTTGGGCAGGGCCAGCTCCTGGCTAAGTCATTTGGAAGTGGATTGGGCATGAGCTGGAGGCCGCGGGGTTCAAACCTTCCACCAGCTGAGATGTGCCGGTACctgttggggggaggggtgtggagAGAACAGAGAGGTCAAAGGAGAGATCCAGGCACGGTGGAAGGACTGAGAAGGGGAAGTGTGGTGCTGCCCTCCACAAGCTAGTGAGCCATCAGGCCAGAGGGAATGCCCACCATTTCTCTTCCTAACTGCATATCTGTCTGTACCGATGGcctgccctgtgtgtgtgtacatgtgtgcgtgtgcgtgcatgcgtgtgtgtgtgttggcattAGGCTGGTGAAATAATGTTGTATAGATGGCCAAGCCTCCATCCTTTGGACACACAGTGTGTAACAACCAGATTCTAACAATCCTTCAAGTTCTACCTCCTCCACTGACGCAGTGCCAGCGGGAAGGGCGAGCTCAGCGCAAGGGCCCCTTCTTGTCACTGGTGCATGCGATGATATCCACAAGCCCTTCCTGCTCTGACCTGCTGCCAGCCCACACCTGGTCTGATGGATCCCTCTTCTACAGGCCTGTAGCATGAGGTTCAACAGTGGGaagttggctttttaaaaacatagttggATGGTGGCAAATTTCCTATGGTTCAACATGCTTTGGGGTGTGGTTCAATCTGCTTTGCACCTGGTTCAGCAGATTCCCCCTATTTGCTGTCTTTGGTTTACATCAGAGGTTCTCAGGCTTGGATGTACATTAGAATCaccctggggagcttttaaaaaataccaggggggccggccctgtggcctagtggttaagttcagcacactctgcttcagtggcccaggtttggttcctgggcatggacctataccacccaccggtggccatgctgtgacggcaacccacatacaaagtagaataagattggcgcggatgttagctcagggcaaatcttcctcagaaaataaaacaaccagGGCCCAGGCTGCCCCTGGGCCAGGTAAGTTAGAATCTTCTGGGTGGGGCTCAAACCTCATCATTTTGTAAAGaagcccaggtgattctaacgtgcTACCAGAGTTGAGAACAGCTGGGTTTGCAGATAAATGTTCTGTTTCCCAacatgatggtgagcatcttgaAGCTTAGACCTTGTCTGAAGTCCTCTGGGTCTCTCATGCTCAGAATGTGCTCTCTCACTGATCTTGagtaatttttaacaatttattttcacCCCTGATGGAGCTGCTCAAAAGGAACAGCAGGATTGGAGGAGCCTTTCCTCCCACCACTGTTCCTTGTTCCCACCTGGTGAACTTGGACACATCCTTCAAGGTCCAGCTCAAATACTCCCTTCTCTGTGAACAGCAAAACCTTGCCTGAGACTCACTCCTGTCTCCTGGCTCCAGGGGCTGGGCCGACAGCAGCAACACGCGCAACAAGGATGCTTCTCTCGTGGAGACACTGCAGGAATAGTGACCCGGTTTACAGAGCCTGGAGCCTGTCTATGTGCCGAGCATTGTGCCTTCAATCTCTGACCACCCCGCAAGGCACCAAGCACATCTCCAATACGCTcttgaggaaagtgaggctcagagaatctGAGGTGGTTAAGGCGGTGCGGCAAGCTTGTGACGGACTCAGGTAGATCCCAGCCTAGATCTGTTTGCCTCCAGAGGCCACGCTGcttctgcacacacacacttactgtACGCCAAGCACTGTGCTCAGCTCTTTATGTGAATAAGTGTATTTTTCTTGTACTGCCTTTATAGAACATTATATTATATTAGAAATAGCTGTGAACTTGTCTGATTCCCTGGTCAGACAAGAAGGGAAGTGGCATATAGTGGTTAAGAATGCAGCtccggggggctggccccgtggccgggtggttaagttcacccgctccgctgcaagcggcccagtgtttcgttggtttgaatcctgggcgcagacatggcactgctcatcaaaccacactgaggcagcgtcccacatgccacaactggaaggacccacaacgaagaatatacaactaggtaccagggggctttggggagaaaaaggaaaaaaataaaatctttaaaaaaacaaaaaagaatgcagCTCCGGTGGAGCAGCACCAGGGTGGCCTGGTGGATTGGTGGTTaggttcatacactctgcttcagcggctcagggtctGTGggtccggatcccaggtgcagacctacacactgctcattaagccatgctgtggcggcatcccacatacaaaataaaggaagattggcacagatgttagctcaaggctaatcttcctcatcaaaaaaaaaaaaagaacgcaGCTGTGGAGCTGACCTCCCTGGGGTTCAATCCTACCTCTGCCTTACTTGCTGgctctgtgaacttgggcaagagACTTGGCCTCTCTGTGTTTCAGatgccccatctgtaaaatggggtgataaTAACAATTTCTATTCAGAGGGTAGTGGGAGGATTCAGTAATATAGCTGAAGTGACTACAACAACATCTGGCACTGCCATTTGTGAGTTCTTCTGAGGAGAGATCTAAGTCTCACTCACCTTTGGATGCCTAGTGTTTGCACATGTTAGCAATCAATAATCCTCATTGCAAGGACAGCAGAGAGAAGCCAAGGTCCTGAGTAATCTCCCCTCAAAAGCACTGACTGttggcatttctttttaaagcttaaaaatcTCCACAGCCCCCGTCTCCAGCCCCTCAACGCCCTTGGGACTGGAGTTTGAGACGTTCTCTCCTGAttcctctcctgctttcttgCCACTCGTGCCCAGCGCCTAGACTCGACACAGGATGGAGAGACCTGTGAGTTCTCACCACGGGCAGGCAGGGGAGAACTGTGGGTGCTCACATAGCTCTGTTCACATTCCTGTCTCTGTTCCCACCAGTCAAccctccagctcctcctttcCGCCTTTCCAAAGGCTACTTACCCTTCCAGCCTCCATCCGATTTCCTCACGAAGCCCCTGGGGGGACGCTCCAGCCCACGGCAATCCCGCCCTCTCCTGGATTTCTGTAATAACATCTATTTTTTGGTATAGTGCTTTCATAATTCATTAACCCATTTTATCTTCACCCATTGACGGAGGCATGGTATTTACCATCCCTATTTTATCAATGGTGGAACTGAGTCTGAAAAAACTAAGCAATTTGCCAAAATGCACAGTGTGGACTTTAATCCAAGCCTCTGACTCCAGCTCTCAGGTCTTTCCATTAACAGTTGACATCCTTACAACACCCCCATCTGTCTCACACTTTGGGCACTGAGTGCGTGTGCGCTTGTGTTGGTAGCTGTCTTTCCACGCGTGTATGTACATATCTGCCTGTCGTAAGCTCCTTGGGGGAAGGGACTGAAGGACATTtctctgtatccccagggcctagcagGTGTTAAGTACATAGCTGTACCCCCTAAATTTTAAGCCCTTTCCCTGGCTGTCCTTCCTTTGCTTGCATCCTTTCCCTCCAGCTACACTCAGAAAAGAgtttggtttgcagatggccagaCATGTGAAGGTTGGAGTACCAAGTTAGACATGAGAGAGCGGGAGGGGTCACCTGAACGCGGGTAGGTTGGGTGAGCTCACTGAGGATGGAGCTCCTCTTACTTCTTGAAGTTCTTTGGGGGCAGGATGTTGCCATTGGCATCCAGTGGAGGTGCCCTTGCCTCACTCCTCAGCTTGAGTTTCTCCACTTCTCTTAGTTCCTTCACCGTCCTGAAAATCACTTGGTTCTTCCTATTTGGGTCCAGGAAGATAGGAGTAGAGTAGATGAAGGTCAGAAAGCTCTTTTGACCCAtccaggagggaggggggatgggAGGCTCTGCTGGGGGGCGGCAGTGGGCCCTGGAGTCCGTCAGCCAGCGCCAGACATTGCTATCGTATGGCCTGTTGGAGCTGGTGGGAAAGGTGGCCGGCAAACGCCCCACATCGAGCCACGTGTGGAAGCCCCAGGTGTGTGGGGCAGCAGGCTTCCAAGGCTGGATGAGTCGGTGACGCACCTTGGACTTCATTTCTGTGCAGGGTGGCAGCTTCAGGGCGAGCTGGTGGTAGGCTTGGCTGGTGAAGCCAGGCAATTCCCAGGATTCACTGGGGAGAAGGAACTCACGTTGAGCCCACGTTTGGTAGGTCGAGGGAGACTCATGGGCGTGGACCATCTAGGGAGAGACAAAAGGGAGCCTGAGGGGCACCCTGCCTCCCCTTCCCAGGAGGAGTTGCAGGGAAAACAAGCTGCCAGCCTCCTTCAGACCCAGGATGCTCATTAGGATACTGATAGCCAGGCAGGGAACcacttctctgtgcctgcctGCCTATCAGAAGTTATGACTGCTCTGTATTATTCTCATGgatttctcttttgttctctttccatcTATCAGGTTTTGATCGCCCACCTTCTTTCCTCAACTTAGATTTTcccattcttctctcctcctctccatcttgTTGCCCCTGCACAAGAGGGCACAGCAGGCCTGAGGGAATTTTGAGGGAGAATGCCCCTTACTGAACCAAGGGTAGAGGGGTAATCGTTCTCCAGAGAGTGGGGCCAGGTGCTTTTCTATCCCAGACTCCTCCTGTTCCTTGTTTCTCCATCATCAGTGCATTCCCCCCACTTCTcattaaaatataagcaaatatagAAGCATCTAGAATGTTGGTTCCCTCCCATTTCTGCACCCCATCTCCCATGAAATAAACAGTAGCAAATATGTGTTACTGTGCTAAATCCTTATCcacatctcatttaaccctcacagccCTAGGAGCAGGTGTTACTGTCCCCATCCCAAAGGAACAAAATCCAAGACACAATGAAGGTTAGTCATCTACCCAAGGTGCCAAGTGaatgagtggcagagctgggacatgAGCCATCTGTCTGCACTACTCATGATACTATGTTCTTCAAAATGCCTCTCCCTCCTAACCACCCCTAGGACTTCTCTGATTCCAAAACCTCACCTGTTTCTAGGGCCCATTCACCTAAGTAATTTCTACATGATCCCCCAGAGGGTAGGTCTGGGAGATGTAATAACCAGGCATCTCCTCCCCTCTGTTCTGACCTCTGTGTTCACAGTATCACAGGACTAAGAGAGGAGGACCGCGGAAAGCTCACGGGCCAGCTCTGCTGCTGGGGAGAAAACATAAACCACCCCAGGGGGACAACCCCTAGCCCAGTAGGGTGCAGAAAGGTAGGTTGTGCCTATAGGGCCCCACCCCCTACCTGCAGGAAGGGCTCTCGGACATGGGATGGATTACTGCACCCTCTGGCTGATCTCGGGTTACTGGCCATTCTTCTTCTGGGCCTGATTGCCAGGAGGGGCAGCTTTGTAGGGGAGATCTTCCAGGCAGCATTGTTTGCTGCTGGGGTTGCTATGGTGATGCTTCCTGGGTGGTGACGCAGGGAGAAGGCCCTTACCTCTCTCTGGGAGAGCTCATTAGTCCCTTGGGCCCCAGCCATCTTTCAGGTGAGGCAGGCAGGGAATAGGACTCCTAAGTTGTGACTGCAAAAGATGGTAATGGGAGCTGCTTCTGGAGAGGGACTTGCCTAGGAGGCAGGGGGAGCAAAGCAGCGTAGGCTGGCTTCCCGGCCTTGGGGTGGGCATGGAGGTGGTCATGAGGCCCCTGTAACTGGACTCATCCTTCCCCAAAGTtcaggggtggtgggggaggtCTACCCCTGTGTCGGCCTTCCCTTATTGGGGAGCTCTAAAAGGCCTAAGGTAACCAGCAGATGCAGAGGTCCCAAAAAGAGGTCAGCTGTGCAGAACCAGCATTGGAAAAACTGCCACTGTCTGTGTCAGAAAGGATGTGTGCCTCTGCAGGTGGGACCAAGCTAAAGCCCTTCGCACTCTCTTTCAAGTGCCCTGCCTTTCCCTCATTACCACCATCTTCATCATCACCCACTTTCTTTTCCAACCCCTCCTTATGCCTTAGGGACCAAACGGCAACACATGACAGACACCAGCATGTCCACCCTGGACTTTATTGAGTAGGTAGCTACAGTAGTGTTCTGGAGCTGACTCACACGCATGCAGTCAGCTGGGGCCTAGGTGGCTCTTTGCAAAGCTGAGGTGCAAGCTAAGGAAGCCAGGCAGATCAGGGCCCTTCCAGCCTCCTCAAGCCTCGGGCCAAGTTCTCATCAATGCTAGTCTCTCTGGCATGATTAGGGACGTTATCAGAGAAACATCTCATGGGCATACATCTGGGacccacactctgcttcagatGCACCCGTTCCCCCACCCCAAATTCAACTCTTGACCCATTACAAGAGCCCTTTTCACCAGGATTTCTTCTTGCAGGAAAGCTGACTTGGAAACACGGGGAGGTGGGTAGGAGGGGTCCTAAGAGGGACCCTGGAAGCAGACCCACTTGTCTGGGTGCCTAGAGTAAAGAACTCTTGAGGCGGGTACCTTGGGCCTGGAAGAAACCATGCACTGCAGGTCCTCCCTTCTCTAGGAACTCAAAGCAAGGAACAGAAGCAAACTGAAACCCCTTGTCATCCTACCCACCTTCTGGCAGTCTCTAAATAATGATCTAAGGAAATAAGCTTACATTTATAATTAGAGGATAATTTGGAGAATATACACTATTTACAAGGGCCACCCTACAAGAAGCAGGGAAGGTGGGAGACTGCTAAGCACAGATGCAAGCAGTTTGGGGAGCTCCTAATCTCTTTTCACCCTTGTCTTTGCTGTTCCCACCCTTCAGTTCCTAGCAGGGAGCGTGAGGGGTCAGATTCTCTCGGGGAGCATAGGGTGGCAGAGATTGGTCACCAGGACCTCGCTGCTCGCAGAGTGCCCAGTGGCAGCTATGGCGTGGCATCTGCCTCGGCATAACCAGGCACAATGGGGCCAGTGGAGTGGACGGCCCCTGCCTGCTGTTCCCACTCAGAGGACTCGGACGGCCCAGCCACACGAGCACGAGTGGACAGCTTAAGCAGCGAGGGCAAGGTCACGTCTCTACCGCAGCTCGGGAATGAACTGAGCCCAGCTGACACCGTCAGGGCCCAGTGGGTCCTCCTCCAGGCCAGGGAAGCTGATGT
This genomic interval carries:
- the TEX52 gene encoding testis-expressed protein 52 isoform X2, which gives rise to MSESPSCSESWELPGFTSQAYHQLALKLPPCTEMKSKVRHRLIQPWKPAAPHTWGFHTWLDVGRLPATFPTSSNRPYDSNVWRWLTDSRAHCRPPAEPPIPPPSWMGQKSFLTFIYSTPIFLDPNRKNQVIFRTVKELREVEKLKLRSEARAPPLDANGNILPPKNFKKYRHISAGGRFEPRGLQLMPNPLPNDLARSWPCPNPQPHYQEKALKLALLPSAPLSQDLVKKYQTLIEDRVALPLHHLSKAQPGKASVRKRTRRPGYI
- the TEX52 gene encoding testis-expressed protein 52 isoform X1; the encoded protein is MASNPRSARGCSNPSHVREPFLQMVHAHESPSTYQTWAQREFLLPSESWELPGFTSQAYHQLALKLPPCTEMKSKVRHRLIQPWKPAAPHTWGFHTWLDVGRLPATFPTSSNRPYDSNVWRWLTDSRAHCRPPAEPPIPPPSWMGQKSFLTFIYSTPIFLDPNRKNQVIFRTVKELREVEKLKLRSEARAPPLDANGNILPPKNFKKYRHISAGGRFEPRGLQLMPNPLPNDLARSWPCPNPQPHYQEKALKLALLPSAPLSQDLVKKYQTLIEDRVALPLHHLSKAQPGKASVRKRTRRPGYI
- the TEX52 gene encoding testis-expressed protein 52 isoform X3, whose product is MASNPRSARGCSNPSHVREPFLQMVHAHESPSTYQTWAQREFLLPSESWELPGFTSQAYHQLALKLPPCTEMKSKVRHRLIQPWKPAAPHTWGFHTWLDVGRLPATFPTSSNRPYDSNVWRWLTDSRAHCRPPAEPPIPPPSWMGQKSFLTFIYSTPIFLDPNRKNQVIFRTVKELREVEKLKLRSEARAPPLDANGNILPPKNFKK